In one Niallia taxi genomic region, the following are encoded:
- the spoIIGA gene encoding sigma-E processing peptidase SpoIIGA, with protein sequence MAIYLDVIWLLNFLFDSLLLYLTAIILKRNIKLWRVLCGGLIGSIIILLAVTPYHIYTSHPISKLLFSCVMVLTVFGYKRLRYYLSGLMTFYFVTFLIGGVLIGSHYFIQFDFQLSTSVLLASVKGFGDPISWLFVLLGFPAAWHFSKKNVESMEITKIKYDEIVQVKFQIAGMEFSLKGLVDSGNQVYDPISRVPVMFVSINAMKATEIPKELNEIVDDSDSIIHGKVQLNDDWQYRMRIIPYKVMGKEHQLMIAIKPEELIIENKEGSFLVEKGLISFTRQQLSSDDAFSCIVHPKMLTGNKINEVKRGMVS encoded by the coding sequence TTGGCCATTTATTTAGATGTAATATGGCTGCTGAATTTCCTGTTTGACAGCTTGCTGCTCTATTTGACAGCCATCATCCTAAAGCGAAATATAAAGCTGTGGAGAGTGCTGTGCGGCGGTCTGATTGGATCTATTATCATCCTCTTGGCTGTCACTCCATATCATATCTATACAAGTCATCCAATCTCTAAGCTATTGTTCTCTTGTGTTATGGTTTTGACTGTTTTTGGTTACAAAAGACTTCGCTATTATCTCAGCGGATTAATGACATTTTATTTTGTCACATTTCTTATTGGCGGAGTCTTAATTGGCTCACATTATTTTATTCAATTTGATTTTCAATTATCTACTTCTGTTCTACTTGCTAGCGTTAAAGGCTTTGGCGATCCTATCAGTTGGCTGTTTGTTTTGCTTGGTTTTCCTGCAGCCTGGCATTTTTCTAAAAAGAATGTGGAAAGCATGGAAATTACGAAAATTAAATATGATGAAATTGTGCAAGTGAAGTTTCAAATTGCCGGCATGGAGTTCTCATTAAAAGGGCTTGTTGACAGTGGTAACCAAGTATACGATCCGATTTCGCGTGTACCTGTCATGTTTGTCTCCATTAATGCGATGAAAGCAACAGAAATCCCGAAAGAGCTTAATGAAATTGTTGATGATTCTGATTCCATTATTCATGGAAAGGTACAGCTTAATGATGATTGGCAATATAGAATGCGGATTATCCCATATAAAGTTATGGGGAAGGAGCACCAGCTCATGATTGCCATCAAGCCTGAAGAGCTTATCATTGAAAATAAAGAAGGAAGCTTCTTAGTGGAAAAAGGGCTGATTTCATTTACGAGACAGCAGCTGTCATCAGATGACGCATTTTCATGCATTGTTCACCCGAAGATGCTGACAGGCAACAAAATCAATGAAGTCAAACGTGGAATGGTCAGTTAA
- the sigG gene encoding RNA polymerase sporulation sigma factor SigG, producing the protein MTRNKVEICGVDTSKLPVLKNEEMRELFKQMHKGDISARESLVNGNLRLVLSVIQRFNNRGEFVDDLFQVGCIGLMKSIDNFDLSQNVKFSTYAVPMIIGEIRRYLRDNNPIRVSRSLRDIAYKALQVRERLMSKTSKEPTAEEIAKELDIPHEDIVFALDAIQDPVSLFEPIYNDGGDPIYVMDQLSDEKNKDIQWVEELALKEGMRRLNDREKLILRKRFFQGKTQMEVADEIGISQAQVSRLEKAAIKQMNKNIQS; encoded by the coding sequence TTGACTCGAAATAAAGTAGAAATTTGCGGTGTGGATACATCTAAGCTTCCAGTATTAAAAAACGAAGAAATGAGAGAGCTCTTCAAGCAAATGCATAAGGGAGATATTTCCGCAAGAGAAAGTCTCGTAAATGGTAATCTTCGCCTCGTTTTGAGTGTCATCCAACGGTTTAATAACAGAGGTGAGTTTGTCGATGACTTATTTCAAGTTGGTTGTATCGGTCTAATGAAATCTATTGATAATTTTGATTTAAGTCAAAACGTAAAGTTTTCCACCTATGCTGTCCCGATGATTATTGGTGAAATTCGCCGATACTTGCGCGATAATAACCCGATAAGAGTTTCCAGGTCCTTAAGGGATATAGCTTATAAAGCATTGCAAGTCAGGGAGCGATTGATGAGTAAAACATCAAAAGAGCCAACAGCGGAGGAAATCGCAAAAGAGCTTGATATTCCACATGAGGATATTGTATTCGCATTGGATGCTATTCAAGATCCAGTTTCACTCTTTGAACCGATATATAACGATGGTGGAGATCCAATTTACGTCATGGACCAGTTAAGTGACGAAAAAAACAAGGATATCCAGTGGGTCGAGGAGCTTGCGCTCAAAGAAGGTATGCGAAGATTGAATGATCGAGAAAAACTTATATTGCGAAAGCGATTTTTTCAAGGAAAAACGCAAATGGAAGTTGCTGATGAAATAGGTATCTCGCAAGCTCAAGTGTCAAGATTAGAAAAGGCTGCTATTAAACAAATGAATAAAAACATTCAAAGCTAA
- the sigE gene encoding RNA polymerase sporulation sigma factor SigE — translation MKKLKLRLTYYWYKLLMKLGLKTDEVFYIGGSEALPPPLSKEEEEELLQKLPEGDQAARSILIERNLRLVVYIARKFENTGINIEDLISIGTIGLIKAVNTFNPEKKIKLATYASRCIENEILMYLRRNNKIRSEVSFDEPLNIDWDGNELLLSDVMGTEEDIITKDLDASVDKKLLIRALHQLSKREKQIMELRFGLGTGEEKTQKDVADMLGISQSYISRLEKRIIKRLQKEFNKMV, via the coding sequence ATGAAAAAATTAAAGCTTCGCTTAACCTACTACTGGTATAAGCTCTTAATGAAATTAGGTTTGAAAACAGATGAAGTTTTTTATATTGGCGGAAGCGAAGCATTGCCTCCCCCATTAAGCAAGGAAGAAGAGGAAGAATTGCTGCAAAAGCTGCCAGAAGGCGATCAGGCAGCAAGATCTATTTTAATTGAACGTAATTTGCGGCTTGTTGTTTATATTGCGAGAAAATTTGAGAACACAGGAATTAATATTGAGGACTTAATAAGCATTGGCACAATCGGATTAATTAAAGCTGTTAATACATTTAATCCTGAGAAGAAAATTAAGCTTGCTACATATGCATCTAGATGTATTGAAAATGAAATCTTGATGTATTTAAGAAGGAATAATAAGATACGATCAGAGGTATCCTTTGACGAACCGCTAAATATCGACTGGGACGGCAATGAGCTCCTTTTATCAGACGTGATGGGAACAGAAGAAGATATAATAACAAAGGATCTTGATGCGAGTGTTGATAAGAAGCTGCTTATCAGAGCGTTGCATCAGCTATCTAAAAGAGAGAAACAAATCATGGAGCTTCGTTTTGGTCTTGGAACAGGTGAGGAAAAGACACAAAAGGATGTTGCTGATATGCTCGGTATATCTCAGTCTTATATCTCAAGACTTGAAAAAAGAATTATTAAGAGACTGCAAAAGGAATTTAATAAAATGGTTTAA